A genomic segment from Geminocystis sp. M7585_C2015_104 encodes:
- a CDS encoding competence/damage-inducible protein A, giving the protein MTAEIICVGTELLLGNTLNSNAQYLAQQLANLGIPHYFQTVVGDNLERIHHVLKIALQRAEILIFTGGLGPTPDDLTTEAVASFFKIPLEEKREIIEEIAGKFAARGQKMPENNRKQALLPAGAQVIPNPTGTAPGFILQPYRDIVNHPQQKLTVITLPGVPSEMKIMWEETVIAFLESQGWGKEKIYSEMMRFRGIGESALATKVNHLFSLTNPTVAPYASPGEVKLRVSAKATSVEEARKIMNPVVEEIKAIAGEDYVGSDDDTLERVVGKLLQQRGETVSVAESCTGGGIGHMITSVPGSSAYFYGGIIAYSNEVKIRQLGVEAKAIEREGAVSETVAKQMAWGVKERLATDWGIGVTGIAGPGGGSESKPVGLVYVGVAKPDGETVAYEFRFGKNRSREIIRLLTCGEALDKLRRHLLKS; this is encoded by the coding sequence ATGACTGCTGAAATCATCTGTGTAGGCACAGAATTACTATTAGGAAATACCCTAAACAGCAACGCCCAATATTTGGCACAACAACTGGCAAATCTGGGAATCCCCCACTACTTCCAAACGGTAGTAGGAGATAATCTAGAAAGAATCCACCATGTGCTAAAGATAGCCTTGCAAAGGGCAGAAATTCTCATCTTCACCGGTGGTTTAGGACCTACACCAGACGATCTTACCACAGAAGCGGTGGCCTCCTTCTTCAAAATTCCCCTGGAAGAGAAACGGGAAATAATTGAAGAAATAGCCGGCAAATTTGCAGCTAGAGGTCAAAAAATGCCAGAAAACAACCGAAAACAAGCACTATTGCCCGCCGGAGCCCAAGTAATACCCAATCCCACTGGCACCGCCCCAGGTTTTATCCTCCAACCCTACAGGGACATTGTAAACCACCCGCAACAAAAATTAACAGTTATTACATTGCCAGGAGTGCCATCGGAAATGAAAATAATGTGGGAGGAAACAGTAATAGCCTTTTTAGAAAGTCAGGGGTGGGGGAAGGAAAAAATCTACAGCGAGATGATGAGGTTTAGGGGTATAGGAGAATCAGCCTTAGCCACAAAGGTAAACCACCTTTTTTCCCTTACCAACCCTACAGTAGCACCTTATGCCTCCCCGGGGGAAGTGAAATTGAGAGTGTCTGCCAAGGCAACCAGTGTGGAGGAGGCGCGTAAAATCATGAATCCTGTTGTAGAAGAAATTAAAGCCATTGCCGGGGAAGATTATGTAGGCTCGGATGATGATACCCTAGAAAGGGTGGTAGGGAAATTGTTACAACAGAGAGGGGAAACAGTTAGCGTTGCCGAATCCTGTACTGGTGGCGGTATAGGACATATGATTACAAGTGTACCTGGAAGTTCAGCGTATTTTTATGGGGGGATAATAGCCTACAGCAACGAGGTGAAGATAAGGCAATTGGGGGTTGAGGCAAAGGCTATAGAGAGAGAAGGCGCGGTTTCCGAGACAGTGGCAAAACAGATGGCATGGGGGGTTAAAGAGAGATTAGCCACAGACTGGGGTATAGGTGTTACAGGTATTGCAGGCCCCGGGGGTGGTAGTGAGAGTAAGCCTGTGGGGTTAGTATATGTAGGAGTTGCCAAGCCGGATGGGGAAACAGTAGCCTATGAATTCCGATTTGGCAAAAATCGTAGTCGCGAGATAATTCGCCTACTTACCTGTGGCGAAGCCTTAGATAAACTCCGCCGTCATCTTCTTAAATCCTAG
- a CDS encoding EAL domain-containing protein codes for MSSPHLPPSGENRLHPYLIYIIDDDRTNLEILSLFLKKNGFRVIAETEIIKGIQEIFEVIPDLIILDIVMPELNGFRACSILKKSPKTKDIPIIFLTALGDTEDKVRGLELGAYDYITKPVQYPELLSRINSCLKISQLTKKLKAQNKRLLAEVKARKEAEIHLKETEERLKTIINNSLQGMVVVDLEGKIIFINQQAEKLFNRPRHRLLGHTLGIPAELNTISELEIPRKEEIITVEMRAVPIIWNGKGAYLISLIDITERKKMEQELKILYQASEQSPASIVITDAQGNIQYVNAKFEAISGYKREEVIGKNPRILKSGYTSPEEYKKLWQTITSGKEWRGEFHNKRKNGELYWERALISPIFNSAGVITNYVAVKEDITEQKKQEILLKYQAIYDNLTKIPNRNYALQKVEDILENAKETKTNVGLMFIDLDHFKEVNDTFGHDYGDELLIQATERMKKILRSTDLLARIGGDEFLLAVPMVISPLQLQIIAEKIISVLSEPFEILKKKVNISASIGIAIFPQDGEDLKQLIRRADLAMYQAKRSGRRQFQFYHDELEETDNGASSWERSFFEGIQNNQFKFFYQPVIDLSTEKVVSAEILVRWQHPRFGLIYPEEFISTLEKSGLIYIFEEYLINTLVGDLKSWPILRTIPISINISEYQLKNQETLNTIHNCIRKNQINPGKLQFEIKEQSIQKNPHASSIIIRGLNQLGIDLCLDDFGQGAFCISNLHKFPFKSVKIAQNYVERIETEKETRLFIEAIIAACKVLNIKTIAKGIETERQKEILQRINCNYGQGYLFSYPLTAADFATYLARESKE; via the coding sequence ATGTCATCTCCCCACCTACCCCCATCTGGCGAAAATAGGCTCCACCCCTACTTGATTTATATCATAGACGACGACAGGACTAACCTAGAAATTCTGAGTCTTTTCCTAAAAAAAAATGGTTTTAGGGTTATAGCGGAGACTGAAATTATTAAGGGGATACAGGAAATATTTGAGGTTATCCCGGACCTAATTATACTAGATATAGTCATGCCCGAATTAAACGGATTTAGGGCCTGTTCGATTCTAAAAAAATCTCCCAAGACTAAGGACATACCCATCATTTTTCTTACCGCTTTGGGGGATACGGAGGACAAAGTAAGAGGTTTAGAGTTGGGCGCCTATGACTATATCACAAAGCCGGTGCAATATCCAGAACTTCTTTCCCGTATTAATTCCTGTCTTAAAATTAGTCAACTTACCAAAAAACTAAAGGCGCAAAATAAACGTCTTTTGGCAGAGGTAAAGGCAAGAAAAGAAGCGGAGATACACCTTAAAGAAACTGAAGAAAGGCTCAAAACTATCATCAATAACAGTCTTCAAGGAATGGTTGTAGTTGACTTGGAGGGGAAGATAATCTTCATCAATCAGCAGGCGGAAAAACTGTTTAATCGCCCTCGTCATAGGCTTCTGGGACATACTTTGGGTATACCCGCAGAATTAAATACTATTAGTGAGTTGGAAATACCCCGCAAGGAGGAAATAATCACCGTGGAGATGCGGGCAGTGCCTATAATTTGGAATGGTAAAGGCGCCTATTTAATCTCTCTTATCGACATCACAGAAAGAAAAAAAATGGAGCAGGAATTGAAAATATTATACCAGGCATCTGAACAAAGTCCTGCCTCTATTGTTATCACCGATGCCCAGGGAAATATACAGTATGTGAATGCTAAGTTTGAGGCCATTTCTGGATATAAAAGGGAAGAGGTTATTGGCAAAAATCCCCGCATCCTAAAGTCGGGCTATACTAGCCCTGAAGAATACAAAAAGTTGTGGCAAACCATTACCAGTGGCAAAGAATGGCGGGGAGAATTTCATAACAAAAGAAAAAACGGGGAATTATATTGGGAGAGGGCCTTAATCTCTCCTATTTTCAACTCAGCGGGAGTTATCACAAATTATGTGGCCGTAAAAGAGGATATAACCGAACAGAAAAAACAGGAAATTTTGCTAAAATATCAGGCGATATATGACAACTTGACCAAGATTCCCAACCGCAACTACGCCCTCCAAAAAGTAGAAGACATTCTAGAAAATGCCAAGGAGACAAAGACTAATGTAGGGTTAATGTTTATCGATTTGGATCATTTCAAGGAAGTCAATGACACTTTTGGACATGATTATGGGGATGAATTGCTGATACAGGCGACTGAGAGAATGAAGAAAATACTCCGCAGCACCGATTTACTTGCTCGTATTGGAGGGGATGAATTTCTCCTAGCCGTCCCTATGGTTATCAGCCCACTGCAATTACAGATTATAGCAGAAAAAATCATTTCTGTTCTCAGTGAACCCTTCGAGATTTTGAAAAAAAAAGTCAACATTTCGGCGAGTATAGGCATTGCTATTTTCCCACAGGATGGTGAGGATTTGAAACAATTAATTCGCCGGGCTGATTTGGCCATGTATCAAGCAAAAAGAAGCGGACGCCGTCAGTTTCAATTTTATCATGATGAACTGGAGGAAACTGATAATGGGGCGTCTTCATGGGAGAGAAGTTTTTTTGAGGGAATCCAAAACAATCAGTTCAAATTTTTCTACCAACCCGTAATAGATTTATCCACAGAGAAAGTAGTATCCGCAGAAATCTTAGTCCGCTGGCAACACCCCAGATTTGGTTTGATTTATCCGGAAGAATTTATCTCCACCCTCGAGAAAAGTGGCCTGATTTATATTTTTGAGGAGTACTTAATTAACACTCTGGTAGGTGACCTAAAAAGTTGGCCAATACTCAGGACAATACCTATCAGTATAAATATATCAGAATATCAGTTGAAAAATCAAGAGACTCTCAACACAATTCACAACTGTATAAGAAAAAACCAAATTAACCCTGGGAAACTACAGTTTGAAATTAAAGAGCAGAGTATCCAAAAAAATCCTCATGCTAGCAGCATAATAATTAGAGGGTTAAACCAACTGGGAATAGATTTGTGTCTGGACGACTTTGGCCAAGGGGCATTTTGCATATCCAACCTCCATAAGTTTCCCTTTAAGTCTGTTAAAATAGCTCAAAATTACGTAGAAAGAATTGAAACGGAAAAGGAGACTAGGCTCTTTATAGAGGCAATAATAGCGGCTTGTAAGGTGTTAAACATAAAGACAATTGCTAAGGGAATAGAGACAGAAAGACAAAAGGAAATATTACAGAGAATAAACTGTAATTATGGACAGGGATACTTGTTTTCTTACCCGTTAACTGCAGCGGATTTTGCTACCTATTTGGCCCGTGAGAGTAAAGAATGA
- a CDS encoding GerMN domain-containing protein, with amino-acid sequence MTEDNKSHSPVSLRILASLATAILACGGFAAWFTYTKLQSANEVTQPIDGEKAKQQQTPTPQKPPTQQPIQKQEVEIYILDDKLNLIPKKVAVAGVENPNPQSILTAAFNQLLTNTRDNDTAIPANTRLLSLKVKADGIHVDLSKEFTSGGGSSSMIARLGQVIYTATSLDAKAKVWINVEGKPLEILGEEGLMVDQPMTRESFQQSFSG; translated from the coding sequence ATGACAGAAGACAATAAATCTCATTCCCCTGTATCCCTCAGAATACTTGCTTCCCTTGCCACTGCCATACTTGCCTGTGGCGGGTTTGCGGCATGGTTTACTTATACAAAACTACAATCCGCCAACGAAGTAACCCAACCCATAGATGGAGAAAAAGCGAAACAACAACAAACCCCAACACCACAAAAACCCCCTACCCAACAGCCAATACAGAAACAAGAGGTAGAGATATATATCCTGGATGACAAATTAAACCTGATACCCAAAAAGGTGGCAGTGGCGGGGGTAGAAAATCCTAACCCCCAGTCAATCCTAACAGCAGCCTTCAATCAGCTTCTCACCAATACCAGGGATAATGACACGGCAATCCCAGCCAATACCAGGTTACTCAGCCTAAAGGTGAAAGCGGATGGAATTCATGTAGACTTGTCAAAAGAATTCACCAGTGGTGGTGGCAGTAGTAGTATGATTGCCCGTTTGGGACAGGTGATTTATACTGCTACCAGTTTGGATGCCAAGGCAAAAGTTTGGATTAACGTAGAGGGTAAACCATTAGAAATTTTAGGAGAAGAAGGGTTAATGGTAGATCAACCCATGACGCGGGAATCATTCCAGCAGTCGTTTAGTGGGTAA
- the psb28 gene encoding photosystem II reaction center protein Psb28 — protein sequence MARIEFARGIVEESIPEVRLTRSRDGSNGTATFRFENTKILESGNTQEITGMYMIDEEGELVTREVKCKFVNGEPKMIEAVYVMRSPEEWARFMRFMERYAEEHGLTFTKSS from the coding sequence ATGGCTAGAATAGAATTCGCACGCGGTATAGTAGAAGAATCAATCCCCGAGGTTAGATTAACACGTTCCCGCGACGGCAGCAATGGGACGGCTACTTTTCGTTTTGAAAACACCAAAATCTTGGAAAGCGGCAATACCCAGGAAATAACAGGGATGTATATGATAGACGAAGAGGGAGAGTTGGTCACCAGGGAGGTAAAATGTAAATTTGTCAACGGTGAGCCTAAGATGATAGAAGCCGTTTATGTCATGAGAAGTCCAGAAGAATGGGCTCGTTTTATGCGTTTTATGGAACGCTACGCAGAAGAACACGGTTTAACCTTTACTAAATCATCATAA
- a CDS encoding mannose-1-phosphate guanyltransferase — translation MRAVLMAGGSGTRLRPLTCNLPKPMVPVLNRPIAEHIINLLKRHGLKEIIATLHYLPDVMRDYFQDGRDFGVKINYCVEDEQPLGTAGCVKNVEAMLDDTFLVISGDSIADFNLTEAITFHKQKKAKATIILTRVANPLEFGVVITDKCGRIQKFLEKPAISEIISDTVNTGTYILEPEVLRYLPPHEESDFSTDLFPLLLEKGEPIYGYIANAYWCDVGHLESYREAHYAALEKKVKLEFAYREIDNGIWLGENTYVHPTAKIEPPALIGHNCRIGQGVRIFGGTVVGDNVIVGDYAELNRPIIWNGVIIGEECSLSGCVVARGTRIDRRAQIQEGAVVGSLCSIGEEACINTGVRVWPNKRIEPGAVLNINLIWGNIAHSTLFGQRGVTGLANIDITPEFAVKLGAAYGSTLKQGSSVVVSRDQRAVSRMVTRSLIAGLMSVGIDVHNLEATAIPITRTMTPKLGVAGGVHVRLHPERHDYILIEFFDTNGINISKAKEKKIEGAYFKEDLRRVPAVDIGDMSYPSQVVETYRKAFENHLNLEALRNSNAKIVIDYVYSVSGAILPQLLANFGCDAVVLNASLRQRPISSVEKENLLSQLGRVVEALKANFGVQVSANGELLILVDESGSPIRGEELTALMVHVILSAHPRGTVVVPINASSAVEKIARLHDGRVIRTRANPTSLMQASQNPQVVLGGSGDMGFIFPQLHPGFDAMFTIAKLIEILTIQERSLAQIRSELPLVCHKSITLRCPSKIQGALMRYLIETEPPERLELIDGVKIKEYYTDNWVLILPDGGEPLVHIYANSDSRDWVEDHLQLYREKVQNFILQQQGL, via the coding sequence ATGCGTGCCGTCTTAATGGCGGGGGGTTCAGGAACTAGACTACGCCCGCTTACATGCAACTTACCAAAGCCCATGGTACCGGTGTTAAACCGACCCATAGCCGAGCATATCATCAATCTTCTTAAACGTCACGGGCTGAAGGAAATAATCGCTACCCTCCACTACCTCCCTGATGTAATGCGGGATTATTTCCAAGATGGCAGAGATTTCGGTGTCAAAATCAACTACTGCGTGGAAGATGAACAACCTCTGGGTACTGCGGGGTGTGTCAAAAATGTTGAAGCAATGCTGGATGACACCTTCCTAGTAATCAGTGGAGATAGCATCGCAGACTTTAACCTCACAGAGGCTATCACCTTTCACAAGCAGAAAAAGGCTAAGGCTACCATCATCCTCACCCGCGTCGCTAACCCCCTGGAATTCGGGGTTGTAATCACGGACAAATGCGGCCGTATTCAAAAATTCCTGGAAAAGCCGGCCATCAGTGAAATCATATCGGATACCGTGAATACTGGTACGTATATCCTCGAGCCGGAAGTGCTACGGTACCTACCCCCCCACGAAGAAAGCGACTTCTCCACCGACTTATTCCCCCTGCTTTTGGAAAAAGGTGAACCCATCTATGGCTATATCGCTAATGCCTACTGGTGTGACGTGGGACATCTGGAATCCTATCGGGAGGCTCACTACGCCGCTTTGGAAAAAAAGGTTAAACTGGAATTTGCCTATCGGGAAATTGACAATGGTATCTGGTTAGGGGAAAACACTTATGTACATCCCACGGCAAAAATCGAGCCCCCGGCGCTAATAGGACACAACTGCAGAATCGGCCAGGGGGTTAGAATCTTCGGCGGCACTGTTGTGGGCGATAATGTCATAGTGGGAGACTATGCCGAATTAAATCGCCCAATCATCTGGAATGGTGTCATCATCGGCGAGGAATGTTCTCTCTCGGGCTGTGTAGTTGCCAGAGGTACAAGAATAGATCGCAGAGCTCAAATTCAAGAAGGGGCTGTAGTGGGGTCTCTTTGTAGTATAGGGGAAGAGGCGTGTATTAATACGGGGGTACGAGTATGGCCCAACAAGAGAATCGAACCGGGGGCAGTCCTTAATATTAACCTGATTTGGGGCAATATAGCCCATAGTACCCTATTTGGACAGAGAGGGGTCACTGGTTTGGCCAATATTGACATTACCCCCGAATTTGCTGTCAAATTGGGGGCAGCCTATGGTTCAACTCTCAAACAGGGTAGTAGCGTTGTAGTCTCCAGGGATCAAAGGGCTGTATCTCGGATGGTAACACGCTCTCTCATTGCGGGCTTGATGTCTGTGGGTATTGATGTTCACAATCTGGAGGCTACTGCCATCCCCATTACTCGCACTATGACTCCTAAATTGGGTGTAGCTGGTGGTGTTCATGTCCGCCTACATCCTGAACGTCATGATTATATACTCATCGAATTTTTTGACACCAATGGGATTAATATCTCTAAGGCAAAGGAGAAAAAGATAGAGGGGGCTTATTTTAAGGAGGATTTGAGAAGGGTGCCAGCTGTGGATATAGGGGATATGTCTTACCCCTCCCAGGTGGTGGAAACCTATCGCAAGGCTTTTGAAAATCATCTCAATCTAGAGGCCCTCCGTAACAGTAATGCCAAAATCGTCATCGACTATGTGTATTCTGTTTCCGGTGCCATCCTTCCCCAACTTCTGGCCAATTTTGGTTGCGATGCCGTTGTTTTGAATGCTAGTCTACGACAACGGCCTATATCCTCCGTAGAGAAGGAAAACCTACTTTCGCAACTGGGGCGTGTAGTGGAGGCGTTGAAGGCCAATTTTGGTGTCCAAGTCTCTGCTAATGGGGAGTTGCTTATCCTGGTAGATGAATCTGGCAGCCCCATCCGCGGCGAGGAGTTAACCGCCCTCATGGTACATGTCATTCTCAGTGCCCATCCCCGTGGTACCGTTGTAGTTCCTATTAATGCCTCATCGGCAGTGGAAAAGATTGCTCGTCTCCATGATGGCAGGGTAATTCGTACTAGGGCCAATCCCACTTCCTTGATGCAAGCCAGTCAGAATCCCCAGGTGGTTTTAGGGGGTAGCGGTGACATGGGTTTCATCTTCCCCCAACTGCATCCTGGTTTTGATGCCATGTTTACTATTGCTAAGCTTATTGAAATTCTAACAATACAGGAACGCTCTCTTGCCCAAATCCGTAGCGAGTTACCCCTAGTCTGTCACAAGTCTATCACACTTCGTTGCCCTTCTAAGATTCAGGGGGCCTTAATGCGTTATCTTATTGAGACTGAGCCTCCGGAAAGACTAGAATTAATAGACGGTGTTAAGATTAAGGAGTATTATACCGATAACTGGGTGCTCATTCTGCCTGACGGGGGTGAGCCTCTTGTTCATATTTATGCTAATAGTGATAGCAGGGATTGGGTTGAAGACCACCTACAATTGTATCGCGAAAAGGTACAGAACTTTATTCTCCAACAACAGGGTTTATGA
- a CDS encoding esterase-like activity of phytase family protein, which yields MVRGKWKLKGVGFCLCLFLSLLSVLSTGKVGVLAADERIFLPLTLEFLDEYEFKDNRYNDTVVGGFSGITYNPLEDTYYIISDDRSQYSPARFYKAKIRIDGEKISDVILEDVVLLKDEAGNLYPENTIDAEGIAYTPRQTLFISSEGVVDRKISPFINEYDLQGNLISKLPIASKYIPAEKGKGIQNNLGFESLAIKANSLSPKESFRLFTATEAALSQDLNSNNPQTNLNARFLHYLVGNNPLLIGEHLYKIAPATSTTLYNGICELLALPEEGHLLSLERTFGLGGYGAKIFQITIANASDTTLQESLNNNDNLVPIRKKLLLDLGELGIQLDNLEGMTLGPRLADGSQSLIVVSDNNFAPNNQQKNQFLLFRLSKS from the coding sequence ATGGTAAGAGGAAAATGGAAGTTAAAAGGAGTGGGATTTTGTCTCTGTCTGTTTTTATCCCTACTGTCGGTTTTATCTACAGGAAAAGTGGGGGTATTGGCGGCAGATGAGAGAATTTTTCTCCCCCTTACCTTGGAATTTTTAGATGAATATGAGTTTAAAGACAATCGGTATAACGATACAGTAGTAGGTGGTTTTTCTGGAATAACTTACAATCCCCTAGAGGACACATATTATATCATTTCTGACGACCGTTCCCAATATTCCCCTGCCAGATTTTATAAGGCAAAAATTAGAATTGACGGAGAAAAAATCAGTGATGTTATCCTGGAAGATGTTGTCCTTTTGAAGGATGAGGCAGGGAATTTATACCCCGAAAATACCATCGATGCCGAGGGAATTGCTTATACTCCTCGTCAGACATTGTTTATCAGTAGTGAGGGGGTGGTAGATAGGAAGATTTCTCCATTCATCAACGAGTATGACTTACAAGGCAATCTTATCAGTAAGCTGCCAATTGCTTCAAAATACATTCCCGCGGAGAAGGGAAAAGGCATACAGAATAATTTAGGATTTGAATCTTTGGCTATCAAGGCTAATAGCCTTTCCCCTAAAGAGTCATTCCGCCTATTTACAGCCACAGAAGCCGCTTTGAGTCAAGATTTAAATTCAAACAACCCCCAAACGAATTTAAATGCCCGTTTTTTGCATTATCTTGTTGGCAATAACCCCCTATTGATAGGCGAACATTTGTATAAAATTGCTCCGGCAACTTCAACCACTTTGTACAATGGAATATGTGAGTTATTGGCCTTACCAGAAGAAGGTCATTTACTAAGTCTAGAAAGAACTTTTGGCCTGGGGGGATATGGGGCAAAAATTTTCCAGATAACAATAGCAAATGCCAGTGATACTACCCTCCAAGAATCCCTAAACAACAATGACAATCTAGTACCAATAAGGAAAAAATTGTTGTTGGATTTGGGGGAATTGGGTATACAATTAGATAACCTAGAGGGGATGACATTGGGGCCCCGCCTGGCTGATGGCAGTCAAAGTTTGATTGTCGTCAGTGACAATAACTTCGCCCCAAACAACCAACAAAAAAATCAATTCCTACTGTTTAGACTGAGTAAGTCATGA
- a CDS encoding DNA helicase — translation MLEAKVHNLLRSLCQQNKFDCDWIHSFTMARMVARGLRLKDSTIIQTGVSHSQYSLSYLIPLLLSPSSEILVASTSLWQTLFHQQIPLLQQHLNSSKQVSTQPPLMPEKKTLYLLNYDSWLEHIFSSQYPQDKPQAYSFPVTVFVEAERIPDIFSSYFTRQISPSDWHLIIPKLPPSQQDYFRQSFAQLAKSIFSHPPNRYNSYLLEEEEIYLLLRLWEVIKNNRINIPENVTQFFQTFDSREGEYVHHFCFSKNEGYFYLKATPLRLKPFFETIWQRGKFIIIGSHLDSEKNPKDYGRKIGINTEDFTCLKFSTPPQSKPLKLYIASHFPLPNTPIFATKAIQEIAGLISTIGTNHRPIIVIIDDIPLQSQITASLAASFGSRVRLNESILVQNSIIVCHTNYWLKHQEEFSNPQLSPQLVIVPTLPIPSVENPLVSAQVSLLKKQKKDWFRLYLLPTAIQTLQRITQPLRQYGGVLALLDGRVNCRSYGGTILKSLEPYSKIQDYVNKTLTNTIDGV, via the coding sequence ATGTTAGAAGCAAAAGTCCATAATCTTTTAAGGAGTCTATGCCAGCAAAATAAGTTTGACTGCGACTGGATACACTCTTTTACCATGGCTAGGATGGTTGCCCGTGGCTTAAGACTGAAAGACTCTACTATTATTCAAACTGGGGTTTCTCATTCTCAATACTCTCTCAGTTACTTAATTCCCCTTCTGCTGTCTCCCTCTTCTGAGATTCTGGTGGCTTCTACCTCCCTTTGGCAGACTCTTTTTCACCAGCAAATTCCTCTCCTCCAACAACACTTAAATTCTTCTAAACAGGTTTCCACTCAGCCTCCCCTTATGCCGGAAAAAAAAACACTTTATCTCCTCAATTATGATTCCTGGTTGGAGCATATTTTCTCTTCCCAATATCCCCAAGATAAACCCCAAGCCTACTCTTTTCCCGTCACTGTTTTTGTGGAGGCAGAGAGAATACCTGATATTTTTTCTTCCTATTTTACCCGGCAAATTAGCCCTAGTGACTGGCACCTTATCATCCCAAAACTACCCCCTTCTCAACAGGATTATTTTCGCCAAAGTTTTGCCCAGTTGGCTAAGTCTATCTTCTCCCATCCTCCTAATCGTTATAACAGTTATCTTCTAGAAGAGGAGGAGATTTATCTTCTCCTGAGACTTTGGGAGGTTATAAAAAATAACAGGATTAACATTCCGGAAAATGTGACTCAATTTTTCCAGACTTTTGATAGCAGAGAAGGAGAATACGTGCACCACTTCTGTTTTAGCAAGAATGAGGGATACTTCTATCTGAAAGCCACCCCCCTGAGGCTTAAACCTTTTTTTGAAACCATTTGGCAAAGAGGGAAATTTATTATCATAGGAAGTCATCTAGATTCGGAAAAGAATCCCAAGGATTATGGGAGGAAAATCGGCATAAATACCGAAGATTTCACCTGTCTAAAATTCTCTACCCCTCCTCAAAGTAAACCCCTAAAACTGTATATTGCCAGTCATTTTCCCCTGCCTAATACTCCCATTTTTGCCACAAAGGCTATTCAAGAAATTGCTGGATTGATAAGTACAATAGGGACAAACCATCGCCCCATCATAGTTATAATAGACGATATCCCTCTCCAGAGTCAAATCACGGCCAGTTTAGCAGCCTCCTTCGGCTCAAGAGTAAGATTAAATGAGAGTATTCTAGTTCAAAATAGCATCATTGTTTGCCACACCAACTATTGGTTGAAACACCAAGAAGAATTCTCTAACCCCCAGTTATCCCCCCAACTTGTTATCGTCCCAACTTTGCCCATTCCCTCTGTGGAAAATCCCTTGGTTTCCGCACAAGTTAGTTTACTAAAAAAACAGAAAAAAGACTGGTTTCGCCTCTATCTGTTACCCACTGCTATCCAAACTCTACAAAGAATAACACAACCTCTTCGTCAATACGGGGGAGTGTTAGCCTTACTAGACGGCAGGGTAAACTGTCGTAGCTATGGTGGTACTATTCTAAAATCCCTTGAACCTTACAGCAAAATCCAAGACTATGTTAACAAAACCCTCACCAACACCATAGACGGGGTTTGA
- a CDS encoding DUF2993 domain-containing protein: MELLSTLLTIIISTLGVGGYAVNNLLINNIKRNSQQVEKIEVRVNSIPGYQLLGGKIDSLQMSIKKWQPRNSIVFDLVEVETDSIQLNLSAITNQQRNWRQLLQTPVAVAGRIILTEENLNKLLKSPEVQSLIERIGGRVKIADLNIDLQANNRIRIDGKTKLPLRGEELLNISLEFNLELTRGHKLEIRNIAGTLNNRPLSSRLLNELVDGVNDRLSLRQWERDGITARLLRLNTNENQLEIAGFIHIDNKKTIQDYDRRQ, from the coding sequence ATGGAATTGTTGTCTACGCTACTTACCATTATAATCTCAACCTTGGGGGTGGGGGGGTACGCGGTTAATAATTTGTTAATCAATAACATCAAAAGGAATTCCCAGCAGGTGGAAAAAATAGAAGTGAGGGTGAATAGTATCCCCGGTTATCAACTGTTGGGAGGGAAAATAGACTCATTACAGATGAGTATAAAAAAATGGCAACCGAGAAACTCAATAGTATTTGACTTGGTAGAGGTAGAAACGGATAGTATTCAATTGAATCTATCAGCTATAACAAATCAACAGAGAAATTGGCGACAGCTATTACAAACACCTGTGGCTGTGGCGGGAAGGATTATTTTAACAGAGGAAAATCTAAATAAGTTATTAAAATCGCCAGAGGTACAATCCTTGATAGAGAGAATAGGGGGAAGAGTGAAAATCGCAGATTTGAATATAGACTTACAAGCCAACAATCGGATTCGCATTGACGGCAAAACCAAACTACCTCTCAGGGGGGAGGAGTTGTTAAATATTAGTTTAGAATTCAACCTGGAGCTGACTAGAGGACATAAACTAGAAATTAGAAATATAGCCGGAACTTTAAATAATAGACCATTGTCATCTAGACTGTTAAATGAGTTGGTAGATGGCGTCAATGACAGGTTGAGTTTAAGGCAGTGGGAGAGAGATGGCATTACTGCTAGACTTTTAAGATTAAATACTAATGAGAATCAACTAGAAATAGCTGGTTTTATTCACATAGACAACAAGAAGACTATACAAGACTATGACAGAAGACAATAA